The sequence CAGCAAGCGTTGGTGACGCACCTCAAAGCGGACCTCTACATCTGGGTTGCGCAAATCAATACCTGACGCGCCGCACTGTTGACGCAGCTGACTGCCTACATAGCGTTCTACATCCACCGAGGAAAAAGAATGTTTACCAACGCGCTTACAACGCACCGAAAACGTACGGCCTTTCAGCAGGTCAGCGTAGTGTTCCTTACAGCGCAACGTAATATCATCAAGATCACCGAGCGGATATTCCAGCACCTGAAAAAAATGAGAAATACCTGGCGTGCAACGCAAGCGCGCGTAAAGCTCTTGCAGCTGAGCAGGATCTTTAAGCGTGGTAAATAATTCTAAATTATCCCACTCACCATCCACTCTGACTTCAGGATCAAGATCACGCAATACAGTGCGGATATTTTTACCCAGCTGCCGTAAAAACTGCTTACGTACTGGGCGGCTTTTAATGGTGATTTCAGCAAATGATTTAAGAATTAATTTCATGGCACAAACAGGTCGCTAAGATGGGTCACCAAAGCAACCGAAAAAATGGGCAAGAATAATAGCATATTTTTTGGAAAAATGCTCAAAAAATAGACGAAATGCTGTGCAGCCACAGCTACACAGCACCGTCTACTGAATGATTCAAACCTTAACAGCTGTAGTACAGCTCATACTCTAGCGGATGAACAAAGGTACGCACGCGCAGTTCTTCTTCTGCTTTCAGAGCAATAAAGGCATCTAAGAAATCATGGCTGAACACGCCACCGCGTAATAAGAACTCACGGTCCGCATCCAAAGCCTCCAGCGCTTCTTTTAAGCTGCCAGACACCTGAGGAATCTGCTGGGATTCTTCTGGTGGCAAATCATAGAGGTTTTTATCCGCTGCATCACCTGGGTGAATACGGTTTTGAATGCCATCTAAGCCTGCCATCAATAGCGCAGCAAACGCTAAGTACGGGTTAGCCGATGGATCAGGGAAGCGCGCTTCAATGCGGCGAGCTTTGGGACTGGTCACATAAGGGATACGAATTGATGCAGAGCGGTTACGCGCTGAGTAGGCCAGCATAACAGGCGCTTCAAAACCTGGCACTAAACGCTTATAGGAGTTGGTCGATGGATTGGTCAGCGCATTCAAGGCTTTACCATGTTTAATGATACCACCGATAAAATACAGGGCATTATCAGACAAGCCAGCATAGCCCTCACCGGAAAAAGTGTTCTTGCCACCGGCATAAATCGACATATGCACATGCATACCAGAGCCGTTATCACCGAACAGTGGTTTGGGCATAAAGGTTGCGCTGCGGCCATAGGCATCTGCCACATTGTGCACAACATATTTGAGCGCCTGCACTTCGTCGGCTTTGGCTACCAAGGTGTTAAATTTAGTGCCTATTTCGTTTTGGCCTGCGGTTGCAACTTCGTGGTGATGCACTTCAACCAGCTGCCCCATTTCCTCCAGCGCATTACACATTGCAGTACGAATTTCATGATCATAGTCATTAGGTGGGGTTGGCATATAGCCACCTTGAACAGCCACACGATGACCTTTATTACCACCTTCAATGTCTGCATCACTGTTCCAAGCTGCTTGCTCAGAATAAACTTTAAACATGGAGCCAGAAATATCAGACTTAAACTTCACCTGATCAAAGATAAAGAACTCAGGCTCAGGTCCAACAAAAACCGTATCGCCAATCCCGGTTGACTTTAAATACTCTTCTGCACGCGAGGCGATCGCACGTGGATCGCGGTCGTAGCCCTGCATGGTGGAGGGTTCAATCACATCGCAGACTAAAATTAGAGTCGGCTCTTGGGTAAAAGGATCCATAACCGCAGTGCTGTCATCGGGCAGCAGAATCATGTCTGACGCTTCAATACCTTTCCAGCCATTCATAGAAGAGCCGTCAAACATCTTACCTTGCTCGAAAAAATCATCATCAGCATCACGTGCAGGCATAGTAATGTGATGCTGTTGCCCACCAATATCGGTAAAGCGCAAATCAATCCATTTTGCATTATGGGTTTGTATCAGTTCGAGCGACTTTGACATCATGGACTCCAAGATTTCATCAACGGGATGCCGACCCAGCAACAGACTTGCGGGCAGTGCGCTCACCACATTCCTGTCTCGGCAAGACAAGGCGTGTGTCAAAACCGAGGGCGAGACGCATACTATAAAATTAACGTACTATTTTGACTGTTAGCTGTCTCTAGCGCTAGCCCCTAATGCATACTTTTACAAGAAATTCAGCTAACAATCGACTCAATAGGCCGCCATTAAACCGGTCAAATACACTGTTTTCTAGTGTACGCGGCACGGCTTAACAATTCAGTTTTTTATTTTTAGTAAGCGCGGCGCTCATACAGCTAAAGCTTGTGTGCTCTTTTACTCAGCCCTGCAGCGAAACACTTGCCTAAGCATGCAGAGCGTGTAACGCTTAAGCCATTATTAAAAGGAGTAAATTATGCGCCTTGTATTTGCCGCGGCTTTGCTCGCTGTAGCACTGCCTGTTACTGCACAGATTTACCAATACACCGACGACAAAGGCAATCGTGTTTACACTGACCAACCGCCACTCGGCGTGGACGCAACCAGCATTGAGCTGCGTGCAGTAAACAGCCTACCCGCGCCGGCCAGCACTCAACCTGTCGCGCCTAGTACATTAGATCCTACAGAACTCACAGCACCTTACAGCGTCCTGTTGCTAAGCGGTCTACCTGATGATGAAGCACTTCGTGCAAACAATGGCACCTTTAGTGTGGAGGTTGAAATCACACCTAAACTGGCTAGCCAGCACCGCTTGCAACTCATCATCGATGGACAAGCGCATGGCCCAGCAAGCACTACGACAACCCTGCACGTTGTTAATTTAGACCGCGGCGAGCACCGCTTAGCGGTACAGGTGCTGGCTGACGAACAGGTTGTGCAAAGCAGTGCTGAGCACACTCTTACAGTGCAGCGTGTACACACCAGCAGTCCAGCTTTTCGCTCTAACCCAGCACCCAGCCCTACACCATGAAGCTCGATTATTTAATAGGCGCTCTTTTGCTGTGCGTCACACAGATCGCTTCTGCAGCAATCTACACCTATATCGATGCTAACGGCGAGCGTGTCTACACTGACAAACCACCGCAACATCAGCGTGTTGAAACAGTCAACATTGCACCGACCAATCAACTGCCAGCCGTGCCTGTGCAGGCAACGATTAAGCCACCGCCAGTTTATCAAGACGACACGACTAACCCTACCTTTCAGTACCAAGTTCTGCGCATCTTAACCCCAGAGCCCAATGCTACTATTCGTGCCAATGATCGCCGTTTGATTGTGATGATCAGCAGCGAGCCAGCGCTATTAGATGGACACCTTTACCGCTTATTATTAGATGGTGAGCCTGTTGCTGAACCCAGTCGCAGCCCTGTCTTCCCCTTGAGTCAAATTGAGCGCGGCACGCATAAGCTCGCGGTAGAGATCATCAACCAACAAGGTGCTGTACTCGAACGCACACCAGCACAGCCTTTTCATTTTCGGCAAACCACCTTAAACGATAAGCGCCGTGTGCGTCCTTGCGAGCTCGATGATTACGGCGTACGCCCAGAGTGTCCAGTTAAAGATAAACCTGAAAAGAAATCGTCTATTTTTCCTTTCTAACCCGCACCTACACACTAACAGTGCATGCAGACACCTTTTGTTTGCTGTGCAGTCACGCGCCTTGCTAGAGTGCGGCGCATTTATAAAGAGTAACCTCGATGCAAGATCAGCACTTTGATGACCTTTCTATTCGTTTTGCGCAAAAAATTTACGGCAGCAACAAAGGTGCTATACGTTTAGCCGTATTGCAGGCAGACATCACTGAGGTTGTGCCGCAGCGCCCATTGCGGGTATTGGATATTGGCGCCGGCCTTGGCCATATGGCGCTATGGCTCGCACAGCAAGGGCATCAAGTCACTTTAGTTGAGCCGGCACTTGCCATGCTCGAAGCAGCACAACAGCGTTTTCGCGATGCACAATGCCAAGCCACCTTTATCCATGCCGATTGGCAGAGCTTTACCGAGCAACACCAGCAACCCTATGATTTAGTCCTATGCCATGCAGTTTTAGAATGGCTGGCGCAGCCCAGCGCAATTTTGACTGCACTACACCGTTTAACCGCAACTGACGGCTGGCTGTCATTGGCTTTTTATAATAAAGATGGACTGATCTTACAGAACTTAAGGAAACACTGAACAAACCCCAAGCGGGCTGCAGCCTTTGGTAAAATAGTCCAATCCGTAATTAGTATCGAGTCCACAGTCATGCAAATCACTTTCGCCGAAGCCGAGTTCGTCAGCAAAAAGAAGCAAACCCGTCGGGATCGACTGTTGATGGATCTGGAAACTCTGGTGCCTTGGTCTGTTCTGGAATCAGTGATTGAGCCGTACTATCCGAAATCTGACGGCAAACGAGGTCGTCCGACTATGGGGCTTTCTCGCATGTTACGTATGTACATTCTACAGCAGGTCATGGGGTTTTCCGATGAAGGAACTGAGGATGCCGTTTATGACAGCGCAGCAATTCAGCTGTTTATGGGTATTGATCTTGGGCGTGATGCCGTGCCGGATGCGACCACTTTGTTGCGTTTTCGTCGTCTGCTGGAAACTCACAGCCTGACTCAACAAATTTTTGCTGCGGTCAATTACCAACTGGCGAGCAAGGGCTTGTACCTCAAGGAAGGCACGGTGGTTGACGCTACAATTATTGCCGCACCACCTTCCACCAAGAATAAGAGTAAAAGCCGTGATCCGCAAATGCGCTCCACTAAGAAAGGCAATCAGTATTACTTTGGCATGAAAGCTCACATCGGTGCTGATGCGGCTAGCGGTTTGGTGCACACACTGGTCACCACTGCGGCCAACGTGCACGACGTGAACCAAGCTCATGCTTTGCTACACGGCGAGGAACAGCAGGTATACGGTGATTCTGGTTATCTGGGGGCTGACAAACGGGAAGAAAATAAGGATAAAGATGTGGAGTGGGTGGTAGCCATGCGCCATGGAAAGCGTCGAAAGCTGCGCGATAGCGGCACAGAAGAAGGTCAACTGGCTGACAAAATCGAAAAATTAAAGAGCCGGATACGCGCCAAGGTTGAGCATCCCTTTTACTGGGTCAAAGTGCACTTTGGTCACCGCAAGACTCGCTACCGTGGCTTGGCGAAAAACACAGCCCATCTCTATAGCCTGTTTGCCTTGGCAAACCTGTTTTTGTCGAAGCGATGTATGCCGTTGGCGGGATAAATCCGCCTAAAAACCGGTAAGCTGCCGGGAAAAGCAGCAAAAACGGGTAAAACTGCTGATAAAAAGGTTTTTTATGGCCCTGAAGTTGAAATTTAAGAGCTGAATTTTAAATCCGCATGGATTGGCTGGTTTGATTGGTTTTATTCAGCGTTTCCTTAATTAAAGGTAATTTACGTAAACTCAGCCAGCAGCGCTTTACCGGTGATGCGGGCGGCTTAACCCCGCAACAACCCCTTGATCCTCGTGAACTGGCAACTGTAGTTGAACCACTATGGCAGATCCAAGAGCGCAGCGGCATCCGCGTTTTCCATGATTATATGCCGCCACAATTTCGCCAAAAAATCGCCCCAGAAGAGTTAATCAGCACCGAACTGAGTTACCGCCGTCACCCTGCTTTAGCAGGCCTAGGACGTTATCTGCATTGGCTTTGCCAGCCTCGCCAGATCGCAGTAGACTGATATTATAAGTCTTATTGGAGGCGCGCTATGCTTCGTTACCTCATACTGAGTACAGCAGCTCTACTTTTAGTTGGCTGCCAAGCAGGCAACCCCTATCAAGCTGAAAGCCTGCCATCAGCACCGGCACCGACCGCTGCCACGACGCATTTTGATAGCAGTGCTTACCCAGTTAAAGTGGATAGAAAAACCTACAGTTATTGGTGCTGGCACGACCAGTATGCCGCTCCCACCCCTATCGCTTCGACTGAAAATGATGCACTGCGCATTCTTGCTGAGCAGCTTGAGCAGTATGGCTTGCGTGCGGCCCCATCAGCAGAACAATGCCAGTTAAAAGTGCAACTCATCAGCAGTCAGCGCCAACATGAGCGTCGCGTCTATGATGATTTCCCATCCGCCAACTATGGCTTTGGTTACGGACATGGCCATCCCTATTACGACCGTCATCGCTACTCTGGCATTGGTGTCAATATCCCTATTGGTCCACGCAGCTATACTGAGCATTACCAGCAATTGACCTTAACCTTCACTGACGCGCAAACTCAGCAACCAGTATGGCGCACGCAAAGCACCGTTAGCAGCGACCTGCAAGGACACACCACTGAAAAAGCACTGCGTAAAGCGATTAACAGCATGCTTAGCAGCTATCGCTAACCAACACGAATGGCGCACGGCACACAACTCAGGGTGTTCTATTTGGCGATCACTTAACGACCAACACATCGCATGGCGGATACTCTAAAAAATACTGCGCCAAACTGCCCAGCAACGCATCAGCCAAGATGCCACGCCCGTGCTTACCAATGGCTAAAATCTGTGGCTTTTGCTCGACAATCACCTGCGTTAAACAGTTGTGCAACTCACCTTGGCGCAGCTCGTGCGTAATGCTCGGGCCTGTTTCTGGCAATTTTGCCCGCTCATCCATCACCAGCTGATCAAACAGTGAGGTTTGCCAGGTTATTTCTGAGTCAGTATCAGCGCCATGCACTTCAGCCATTTCCAACACATGCAGCGCATGAATCGATGCGCTATGTGGCAGCAGCTTAAACACATGGTGCAAGGCATGGCAGGCGCACAAAGAAAAATCAAGCGGTACCAAAGCGCGCTGATACGCCACAACGTCAGACTCAACAGCCAACAGCACCGGAACTGCGCTACGTTGCAATACGCGCTCCAGTGTAGTGCCTGAAAAATACTCTGGGGAGTCTTGGTGATGATCGCCCATTACTAAAAAATCAACGCTGTGCGCCTGCTGCGCGGCAACAATAGTTTGTGCTGGTCGCCCCATTTTGATTAAAACTTGAGCATTTTCAGCATTACACTCTGCCAGTTGCTGCGTCAGTAACGCATCCGCTGCCAGCATCTGCTTTTCTATTACAGCCATGGGCAAATGATTTTCTAAAACATACAACACACTCAAACGTGCTTGATGCTGTTGCGCCAACTGCACGCCGCGCTGCAGCGCAATCTGCGCTTCTTCACTGAGGTCGTGAGCAACCATTATATGTTGCATAAATGAGCATTCCTTTTCAAAGAGGCAAAGAAGCGCGCAAACGGCAGATTCGTTTGCGCGTGAACTGTTAGCGAGCGGCGTCTAAGGCTTGTGTAATATCAGCCAAAATATCATCAATGTGCTCGATACCTATCGACAAGCGGATCAGATCTTTGCTTACGCCCACTGCAGCCATTTCCTCTTCATTTAACTGGCGGTGAGTTGTGGTTGCTGGATGACAAGCCAGTGATTTTGCATCACCAATATTGACCAAACGGTAGAGCAATTGCAGCGCATCAATAAACTTAACACCCGCCGCTTCGCCACCTTTAATGCCAAAAGATAAAATACCCGATGCTTTACCACCCATGTATTTTTGCGCCATGGCGTGGTCAGGGTGACTTGGCAGGCCGGCATAATTGACCCATGCCACCTGCTCGTGTGCTTCTAAAAACTCAGCCACTGCTTGCGTGTTCTCACAGTGCCGCTCCATACGCAGCGACAGTGTTTCCATGCCCTGCATAATCAAGAACGCATTAAAGGGTGACAAGGCTGCACCCATGTTACGTAAGGGCACCACTCGGCAACGCGCAATAAAGGCCGCCGGACCAAAGTCTTTGGTGTAGACCACGCCATGGTACGACACATCTGGCGTATTCAGTAATGGGAAGCGCTCTGCGTGCTCGGCCCAAGGAAAGTTACCCGAATCAACAATGGCGCCAGCAATGGTCGTGCCGTGGCCACCCATGTACTTAGTTAATGCTTGAATCACAATGTCTGCACCGAAATCAATCGGACGGCACAGTGCTGGGCTCGGAACGGTATTATCCACTATCAATGGCACACCGTGGCGGTGTGCAATATCTGCTAAGGCTTGGATATCGACAATATTACCCGCTGGATTACCAATGCTTTCGCAGAATACCGCTTTGGTTTTCTTGTCAATCAGTGCTTCTAAGGCTAGCAAATCATTGTAAGGGGCAAAACGCACCTCTAAACCTTGACGCGGCAAGGTGTGCGCAAACAGGTTGTATGTGCCACCATATAAAGAAGCCACTGAAACAATATTGTCGCCCACTTCAGCCAGGGTCTGAATCGCAGCAGTAATTGCCGCCATACCTGAAGCCATCGCCAACGCAGCAACACCACTTTCTAAAGCAGCCACACGCTTTTCTAAAATATCGTTGGTTGGGTTAGTAATGCGTGTATAAATATTACCTGGCACTTTTAGATCAAATAGATCTGCGCCGTGCTGAGTATCATCAAAAGTGTACGAAGTGGTTTGGTAAATAGGCACCGCAGCAGACTTGGTGGTCGGATCAGATTTGTAACCGACATGGAGCGCAATCGTTTCTGGTTTCATGGTTCTTACTCAAGGCTATTTAATATATTGGTACAAAGCATGCCCAGCCTACTGACTAGGGTCAAGCGGTACAGGGACAGATGTCTTGCACGCAGAGTATGTGCACACTATCAATTTTTATCACAACACACTTAGAGAGCACGCATGACTTGGCGCTATATTATCAAGCAATTGGCCTTTCCACCCAGCGGCTTATTACTGTTATTGCTGTGCAGTATGCTGTTACGCAAACGTTGGCCGAAGTTGACAGCAGCGGGCTTAGTTATCAGCATCAGCGGCCTGTATGTTATGAGTCTGCCGATCACTGTTGAATATGCAGCGCGCGCATTGGAAACAGAGCCTGCGCTAACACCGGCACAGTGGCCTACATTAAAGCAGCATGCTGATGCGATTGTTGTGCTGGGTGGCGGTCGTGAGGTTAACGACCCCGCATGGCAGGCTGACCAACCCTCATTACTGGCCATGCAGCGTCTGCGTTATGCTGCACGTTTAGCCAAAGCCTCTGACTTACCTATTTTAGTAACTGGCGGCCTACATTTTGGCCAGCCGCCCAGCGAAGCACAAATCATGGCCAATAGTTTGCAGCAGGACTTTAATATCACGGCACGCTGGCTTGAGGGTGAAAGCCGCACCACATGGGAAAATGCTGCATTTAGCACCAGGATCTTGCAGGCGCAAGGTATTCAACGCGTGCTGCTGGTCACCAATGCTTGGCACATCCAACGTGCGCGTTGGAGTTTTGAACAGTTTGGATTTGAGGTGATAAGCGCGCCAGTGGGGTTTTTAAGCGGGCCCAATGGTCGCCCACTCAATGGCTGGCTACCCGAAGGCAAAGCCATGTGGCAAAACACAGCCTTATTGAATGAGGCCATCGGTGCTGTGCTGTACCGCTTCACCTACCAGCCGCCACATTAAGGCAACTCCTGTCGTTGAAATCCAGTCCAACTTTAGGGGTGCACTCCACTCATACAAGATCAACAGCAACAACACCGTAATCACAGCGGATGTACAGATGCCGTTTCCCTCCTTGCGCCCGCCTCATGTATGCTAGGCAGATATTTTTCATTGATGCGCTGCGGCGCGTCATTCTTATGACTTTCTTGACG comes from Pseudomonas sp. C27(2019) and encodes:
- the glnA gene encoding type I glutamate--ammonia ligase, giving the protein MMSKSLELIQTHNAKWIDLRFTDIGGQQHHITMPARDADDDFFEQGKMFDGSSMNGWKGIEASDMILLPDDSTAVMDPFTQEPTLILVCDVIEPSTMQGYDRDPRAIASRAEEYLKSTGIGDTVFVGPEPEFFIFDQVKFKSDISGSMFKVYSEQAAWNSDADIEGGNKGHRVAVQGGYMPTPPNDYDHEIRTAMCNALEEMGQLVEVHHHEVATAGQNEIGTKFNTLVAKADEVQALKYVVHNVADAYGRSATFMPKPLFGDNGSGMHVHMSIYAGGKNTFSGEGYAGLSDNALYFIGGIIKHGKALNALTNPSTNSYKRLVPGFEAPVMLAYSARNRSASIRIPYVTSPKARRIEARFPDPSANPYLAFAALLMAGLDGIQNRIHPGDAADKNLYDLPPEESQQIPQVSGSLKEALEALDADREFLLRGGVFSHDFLDAFIALKAEEELRVRTFVHPLEYELYYSC
- a CDS encoding DUF4124 domain-containing protein: MRLVFAAALLAVALPVTAQIYQYTDDKGNRVYTDQPPLGVDATSIELRAVNSLPAPASTQPVAPSTLDPTELTAPYSVLLLSGLPDDEALRANNGTFSVEVEITPKLASQHRLQLIIDGQAHGPASTTTTLHVVNLDRGEHRLAVQVLADEQVVQSSAEHTLTVQRVHTSSPAFRSNPAPSPTP
- a CDS encoding DUF4124 domain-containing protein → MKLDYLIGALLLCVTQIASAAIYTYIDANGERVYTDKPPQHQRVETVNIAPTNQLPAVPVQATIKPPPVYQDDTTNPTFQYQVLRILTPEPNATIRANDRRLIVMISSEPALLDGHLYRLLLDGEPVAEPSRSPVFPLSQIERGTHKLAVEIINQQGAVLERTPAQPFHFRQTTLNDKRRVRPCELDDYGVRPECPVKDKPEKKSSIFPF
- a CDS encoding IS5 family transposase — encoded protein: MQITFAEAEFVSKKKQTRRDRLLMDLETLVPWSVLESVIEPYYPKSDGKRGRPTMGLSRMLRMYILQQVMGFSDEGTEDAVYDSAAIQLFMGIDLGRDAVPDATTLLRFRRLLETHSLTQQIFAAVNYQLASKGLYLKEGTVVDATIIAAPPSTKNKSKSRDPQMRSTKKGNQYYFGMKAHIGADAASGLVHTLVTTAANVHDVNQAHALLHGEEQQVYGDSGYLGADKREENKDKDVEWVVAMRHGKRRKLRDSGTEEGQLADKIEKLKSRIRAKVEHPFYWVKVHFGHRKTRYRGLAKNTAHLYSLFALANLFLSKRCMPLAG
- a CDS encoding DUF4136 domain-containing protein, producing the protein MLRYLILSTAALLLVGCQAGNPYQAESLPSAPAPTAATTHFDSSAYPVKVDRKTYSYWCWHDQYAAPTPIASTENDALRILAEQLEQYGLRAAPSAEQCQLKVQLISSQRQHERRVYDDFPSANYGFGYGHGHPYYDRHRYSGIGVNIPIGPRSYTEHYQQLTLTFTDAQTQQPVWRTQSTVSSDLQGHTTEKALRKAINSMLSSYR
- a CDS encoding universal stress protein produces the protein MQHIMVAHDLSEEAQIALQRGVQLAQQHQARLSVLYVLENHLPMAVIEKQMLAADALLTQQLAECNAENAQVLIKMGRPAQTIVAAQQAHSVDFLVMGDHHQDSPEYFSGTTLERVLQRSAVPVLLAVESDVVAYQRALVPLDFSLCACHALHHVFKLLPHSASIHALHVLEMAEVHGADTDSEITWQTSLFDQLVMDERAKLPETGPSITHELRQGELHNCLTQVIVEQKPQILAIGKHGRGILADALLGSLAQYFLEYPPCDVLVVK
- a CDS encoding bifunctional O-acetylhomoserine aminocarboxypropyltransferase/cysteine synthase; its protein translation is MKPETIALHVGYKSDPTTKSAAVPIYQTTSYTFDDTQHGADLFDLKVPGNIYTRITNPTNDILEKRVAALESGVAALAMASGMAAITAAIQTLAEVGDNIVSVASLYGGTYNLFAHTLPRQGLEVRFAPYNDLLALEALIDKKTKAVFCESIGNPAGNIVDIQALADIAHRHGVPLIVDNTVPSPALCRPIDFGADIVIQALTKYMGGHGTTIAGAIVDSGNFPWAEHAERFPLLNTPDVSYHGVVYTKDFGPAAFIARCRVVPLRNMGAALSPFNAFLIMQGMETLSLRMERHCENTQAVAEFLEAHEQVAWVNYAGLPSHPDHAMAQKYMGGKASGILSFGIKGGEAAGVKFIDALQLLYRLVNIGDAKSLACHPATTTHRQLNEEEMAAVGVSKDLIRLSIGIEHIDDILADITQALDAAR
- a CDS encoding YdcF family protein, encoding MTWRYIIKQLAFPPSGLLLLLLCSMLLRKRWPKLTAAGLVISISGLYVMSLPITVEYAARALETEPALTPAQWPTLKQHADAIVVLGGGREVNDPAWQADQPSLLAMQRLRYAARLAKASDLPILVTGGLHFGQPPSEAQIMANSLQQDFNITARWLEGESRTTWENAAFSTRILQAQGIQRVLLVTNAWHIQRARWSFEQFGFEVISAPVGFLSGPNGRPLNGWLPEGKAMWQNTALLNEAIGAVLYRFTYQPPH